The sequence below is a genomic window from Wyeomyia smithii strain HCP4-BCI-WySm-NY-G18 unplaced genomic scaffold, ASM2978416v1 HiC_scaffold_61, whole genome shotgun sequence.
TTTAATGCTAAATGGAAAACAATTTTGAAGCTGGTGACACTCTAAACAAGTTGCTAGCTAGTTTAAAGAAATTTAAGAATTTGACAGCGCCGACTAGGCATAAAAAGATTAAAGCGGTATACGATCTATTACGAGAAATCAAGCAGATAACAGTAACCGCTGAAGGAACCGCCGACTATATTGTCATTAgaaaaagatacaaaaaattaaaaacaatagcCATTGAGTGTTTGACCTTGTTAAAGGGAGACTTAAATTTAACGGTTACAGAAAACGACCCAAGAGACATAGGAGACGAAGACGACGACAAAGAAAGTAATTTAAGCGAAATAAGCCAAAAAACGATCACAATGGCTCATAAAATTGATTTGGGAGTGGCTATCCGAGTCGTTGATAAATACGACGGGGATGCTGTTTCTCTCCAGTCTTGGTTGACAACGTGGATGTCCTACGAGCTGATGACCCGGAAGTACCGGAAGTCAGCTTTGTTACCTTTCTCAAATCCCGATTAGTGGGCGCTGCACGCGGATCCCTCGAAGGCGTTCAAACCCTTGCGGTAGCGAAAGCCACACTTAAAGAGAAGTTTGCTGTCCAGCTCACCCCCATAGCGGTGGAGGCTGAATTGCGATCGTTAAAGCAGAGGAGTGGTAGAACTGTTACCGAATTTggcagtgaaattgaaaaactagCCACGAAACTGGCAGCTGCATGGGTTTCCAAAGGCCCCCCATTTACTACCGAAGCTTCCGCTAGGCCAGTGGTGGAGCCTATAGCCGTACACACCTTTATGAATGGTTGAGGAGACAAATCGGCAGCTTATTTAGTAAAGTCCAGAAATCCAAAGACTTTGACTTTGGCTATTTCTGATGCATTGGAGGTTCAACCTCAATCATCGACGGAGCCAGCATTCTGGGCTCAGGGAAACAGAGTTCCCCATTTCAGTAATCATTTTAGTAACCGAAACCCAGGCCGTAGAGGAGGCCGCAGATTCAATAATAATAACCGTGGTTATCGtcataataacaataatcaacgaaATTATAACCAAGGTTATTGCAATAACAACCATGGTTACGATAACCACAACCCTGGATATTTTAATAACAATCAAGGATACAATTATAATAATCGAAGCAATCGACGTAACTTCAACAATAAC
It includes:
- the LOC129733772 gene encoding dr1-associated corepressor homolog, with product MENNFEAGDTLNKLLASLKKFKNLTAPTRHKKIKAVYDLLREIKQITVTAEGTADYIVIRKRYKKLKTIAIECLTLLKGDLNLTVTENDPRDIGDEDDDKEILVDNVDVLRADDPEVPEVSFVTFLKSRLVGAARGSLEGVQTLAVAKATLKEKFAVQLTPIAVEAELRSLKQRSGRTVTEFGSEIEKLATKLAAAWVSKGPPFTTEASARPVVEPIAVHTFMNGYCNNNHGYDNHNPGYFNNNQGYNYNNRSNRRNFNNNHNNPNNNYPNNNYQNNNNNNNNGNNAPRNNNNLNNNNNPQRRNANVAEEP